Within the Halarcobacter mediterraneus genome, the region GTAAGGGAAAAAAAGATAAACAAAAAATGGTTAATTTCGTAAAAGCAGTAAATGACATACAATAGAAATTTTTATAATAATCTTACAAATAAGTTAAAAAAAGCTCCAATTGATTTTGATGAATTCTTAGAAATCTTGAAAAAAAATAAAGAGAAGTTTTTTGACAATCCTGAATTAGAGTTTGAATTATTACTTTCAAATGGCTTTCCTTTAGAAATTGAAGATAATAAAGTTTTTTTAAAAACTTCTCAAACAAAAATTGAGGAACAGACTTTTTGTATTGTTGATATAGAAACAAATGGTGGACATGTTAATAAAGGACACCAAATAATTGAAATCGGTGCAGTAAAATATAAAAATGATGAAATAATAGATTCTTTTGAGTCTTTAGTTTATGCAAAAGATATTCCTGAGTATATTCAAGGAGTTACAAATATTACCCCTAAAATGCTTGTAAATGCACCATGTTTAAAAAAAGTCTTAGAAGATTTTAAAGTGTTTTTAGAAGATGATGTATTTGTAGCACATGATATTAAATTTGACTATAATTTTATATCTAATTCTTTAGAAAAATATAATTTAGGTAAACTTCATAATAGAAAGCTTTGTACTATTGATTTAGCAAGAAGAACAATAAAAGCTGAAAAGTATGGTTTAAAATCACTAAAAGAGGTTCTTCATATTAAAATTGATAATCACCATAGAGCTTATAGTGATGCATTAAGTACTACATATATTTTACAAGAGTCTTTAAAACATATTAGTAAAGAGGTTTCGACTGTGGAAGAATTAATTGATTTTTCAAAAAATGCAAAACCTATAATGCCTAAAATACAAGTTAATCAAAGAAGAAATCAAAATAGTAAAAAAGAAGAAAATAAGGAAGAAAAATAATGTTTACACAAGAAAAATATTTAAAAGCTTTAAATTTTGCAGCACAAGCCCATGGTGAACAAAAAACACCAAAAGGTGTTCCTTATATTACACATTTAGTTTCAGTTGCAATGGAAATAATCCATGCTTGTGAACAAAGTGAGTTAAAACTTGAGCAAACTGATTTTGCAATAACTGTATCTCTTTTACATGATACTTTAGAAGATACAGATGTAACATATGATGATATCTATAAAGAATTTGGACCAGAAGTAGCTGAAGCTGTTGATGCTTTAACGAAAGACGAAACACTTGAATCTAAAAAAGAACAAATGGCTTCGAGTATTAATAAATTAATGAGTCAACCTTATGAAATTCAAATGGTAAAACTTGCAGATAGAATATCAAATATGCAAAAACCACCAGAATCTTGGGATAGTTTAAAAAAATTAAGTTATCAAAAAGAAGCTAAATTTATTTTATCTTGTTTAAAAAATTGTAATATTCATCTTTCAAAAAGATTAGAAGATAAAATAAATGAATATACTACATATATTAATTAAAAGTTTTTGCTCTTATAAAGGATATAAATGACTGCATGGATGTATTTAATTTTAGCAGGGCTTTTAGAAATTGGCTTTGCTTCAATGTTAAAACTTACAGATAATTTTACAAGAGTATTTCCCACAATAATATTTTTACTATTTGCAACTGGAAGCTTTTATTTTCTTACAAAAGCAATAGAACATATACCAATAGGAACAGCTTATGCTGTTTGGACTGGAATAGGTGCTTTTGGAACAATTCTTATTGGAATACTTTTTTATAAAGAGCCTGCAAGTGCTTTAAGACTATTTTTTTTATTCACACTTATTGTTTCAATAGTAGGTTTAAAATTAGTTAGTAATTGAATATTTTATATACAGCCTATCTCTTTTTTTCTTAAAAAAAACTTCTTATAATAGTTCTATCAAAACATATTAGAGAGGCAAAGGCCTCAGTTAATAAAAGGAAGCTAGGGTTCCGATCTTAAAAGATGACTGGTCCGAGAGCTACCGACTCTTAAATAGAGTTACACGGAGGGACAAAAGCCCGGGAGGTTTTATGCCTCCTAGTGTGTTTTAAATTCTATTTAGGAGAAATCAGGATGAAAACATCTACCTTTACAAAATCGTTTAGATTACTGTCATTAATAGTTTTATTTTTAGGACTTTTTTCAACTTCACTTTTTGCACAATCAAAAAAAGATTTCAAAGTTGCATGGAGTATTTATGTTGGTTGGATGCCTTGGGATGTTATTGCCTCACAAAAAATCATGGATAAATGGGCAAATAAATATGGTATTAATGTAGAAATAGTACAAATTAATGATTATATTGAATCAATTAATCAATATAGCTCAGGAGAATTTGACGGCTGTGTTATGGCAAATACTGATGCTTTAGGTATTCCTGCTGCTGGTGGTGTTGATTCTACAGCTCTAATCATTGGAGACTTCTCAAACGGTAATGATGTTGTTATCTCAAAAAATGCAAATTCTATTAAAGACTTAAAAGGCACAAACGTTAACTTAGTTGAGTTATCTATCTCACATTATTTATTAGCAAGAGGATTAGAAAAAAATGGTATGTCTGAAAAAGATATTACAGTTGTAAATACAAGTGATGCTGATATGGTTTCTGCTTATACTACACCACAAGTTACATCAGTTGTAACATGGAAACCACAAGTTAGTGAAATCTTAGCAATGCCAAAAGCAAATAACTTATTTGATAGTTCAAAAATTCCTGGTGAAATTATTGATTTAATGGTTGTAAATACACAAACTTTAAAAGAAAACCCTGCACTTGGAAAAGCTTTAGTTGGTGCTTGGTATGAAATGATGAGTTTAATGAATACTGACACACAAAAAGCAAAAGAGTTAAAATCACTTATGGCAAAAGCTTCAGGGACAGATTTAGCTGGTTTTGAAGATCAATTAAAAACGACAAATATGTATTATACAGCAGCATCAGCAGTAGAGTTTAATAATAGTAAAGAGATTATTAAAAATATGGAGTTTGTTGCAAAATTTTCATTTGACCAAGGACTTTATGGTGAGGGAGCAAGTGATTATACCTTTGTTGGTATTGAATTTCCTAAAGGAAAAGTTATAGGAGATAAAGAAAATATTAAATTAAGATTTGATGATACATATATGAAAATGGCAGCAGACGGAAAGCTGTAGTTAGGATAACTAATGAAAAGATTAATAAACCAAGTCCCTTCAAAGACAACTAACTTGTTTTTAGGGCTATTACCTTTTTTATTGATAGCGATAGTTTATATAAGTTCTTCAAATGCGAGATTGGCTGAGAACCCAAATGATAAATTATTACCCTCAATAGAAAAGAGTATAAACTCTATGAGTAAGTTGGCTTTTGAAAAGAGTAAAAGAAGTGGAGAATATGTGTTATTGAATGATACTCTTTCTAGTTTAAAAAGATTAGCTATGGGAGTAGGAATTAGTGCTTTATTTGCTCTTTTAGTTGGGGTTACTATAGGGATTATTCCTTATGTGACTTCAACTGTTTCACCTTTAATTTGGTTCTTTTCATTAGTTCCAACTATGGCTTTATTGCCTATTTTATTTATAGTATTTGGTCTAGGAGAGGTTTCTAAAGTGGTGTTAATCATTTTAGGAATTGCTCCAATTATGACA harbors:
- a CDS encoding 3'-5' exonuclease, which produces MTYNRNFYNNLTNKLKKAPIDFDEFLEILKKNKEKFFDNPELEFELLLSNGFPLEIEDNKVFLKTSQTKIEEQTFCIVDIETNGGHVNKGHQIIEIGAVKYKNDEIIDSFESLVYAKDIPEYIQGVTNITPKMLVNAPCLKKVLEDFKVFLEDDVFVAHDIKFDYNFISNSLEKYNLGKLHNRKLCTIDLARRTIKAEKYGLKSLKEVLHIKIDNHHRAYSDALSTTYILQESLKHISKEVSTVEELIDFSKNAKPIMPKIQVNQRRNQNSKKEENKEEK
- a CDS encoding ABC transporter permease encodes the protein MKRLINQVPSKTTNLFLGLLPFLLIAIVYISSSNARLAENPNDKLLPSIEKSINSMSKLAFEKSKRSGEYVLLNDTLSSLKRLAMGVGISALFALLVGVTIGIIPYVTSTVSPLIWFFSLVPTMALLPILFIVFGLGEVSKVVLIILGIAPIMTREIYQRVKEIPSEQIIKVQTLGANTWQIIIRVITPQILPRLIDAIRLTLGTAWIFLISAEAIAATEGLGYRIFLVRRYLAMDVILPYVLWITLLAFLIDFILRIFNQRLFPWFGKE
- a CDS encoding putative urea ABC transporter substrate-binding protein; protein product: MKTSTFTKSFRLLSLIVLFLGLFSTSLFAQSKKDFKVAWSIYVGWMPWDVIASQKIMDKWANKYGINVEIVQINDYIESINQYSSGEFDGCVMANTDALGIPAAGGVDSTALIIGDFSNGNDVVISKNANSIKDLKGTNVNLVELSISHYLLARGLEKNGMSEKDITVVNTSDADMVSAYTTPQVTSVVTWKPQVSEILAMPKANNLFDSSKIPGEIIDLMVVNTQTLKENPALGKALVGAWYEMMSLMNTDTQKAKELKSLMAKASGTDLAGFEDQLKTTNMYYTAASAVEFNNSKEIIKNMEFVAKFSFDQGLYGEGASDYTFVGIEFPKGKVIGDKENIKLRFDDTYMKMAADGKL
- a CDS encoding DMT family transporter — its product is MTAWMYLILAGLLEIGFASMLKLTDNFTRVFPTIIFLLFATGSFYFLTKAIEHIPIGTAYAVWTGIGAFGTILIGILFYKEPASALRLFFLFTLIVSIVGLKLVSN
- a CDS encoding HD domain-containing protein, producing MFTQEKYLKALNFAAQAHGEQKTPKGVPYITHLVSVAMEIIHACEQSELKLEQTDFAITVSLLHDTLEDTDVTYDDIYKEFGPEVAEAVDALTKDETLESKKEQMASSINKLMSQPYEIQMVKLADRISNMQKPPESWDSLKKLSYQKEAKFILSCLKNCNIHLSKRLEDKINEYTTYIN